The genomic DNA AAGAAGTAAGAACCAGAGGCCAAATGAAAACGGCGGCGGATGGGTATCCGCCGCCGTTTTTGTCAGACCTGCCGTAAGGCCATCAGAAAGCCAGACGGGTGTCGATCATGATGATGTGCGCACGGTCGTCCGGGTTGATGCCACCGTTGTCGATCGTCGTCATCTTCGAGTCGAGGTCGAGGTAGCTGTACTCCAGGCCCGTGGTCAGGCCGGGCGCGATGGTGTAGGTCACGCCGGCCTGATACAGCTCGGCCTTGACCGGGGCCACGAAGCCGGTGTTCGGGCTGGTGCCGTTCGAACGCGACTGCGAGTAGTTGGCGGCCAGGATGAACGGGCCGGCGGCGTACTGGGCGCCGACAATCCAGATGTCCTGCTTCTCCTTCACGGTCAGCGACTTGTCGTAGCCGCTGTCGCCGCTGTAGGCATAGCTGCCGCCAATCTTGAAGTCGCCGTAGCCAACGTTCAGGCCGGCATGGACCGAGCTGAGCTTCTCGAAGCGGGTTGCGCCGACGCCGACGCCGTCATCGACCGCATCGCCGAACTGGTAGAAGGCGCTGGCCGCGACGCTGAAGCCGCCGAACTCGTTGGTGTAGGTGGCGCCGGCCTCGACGACGTCCTGGAAGCCCCCGTTGTCCTGGCGGCGGTTGATCGAGGTGTGCGAGTCGCCCGTGCGCGGCGTGTAGGAGACGCCGCCCTGGAAGCCGGCGATGGTCGGGGTCAGGTAGATGACCTTGGTGCCGACGTCGCCCGAGGCGAAGGCGCGGAAGTTGTTGGTGGTGGTCGGCAGCAGCGAGTAGGTCTGCGAACCGGTGAGGAATTCCACCGTGTTGTTGTCCGGGCCGCCGGCGATGCCTTCGACGTTCGGGCCGATGATGCCGAACTCGTCCGACAGGCCGTTGATCGTGCCGGCCTGCAGGGTGCCGAAGCCGCTGTTCACGAAGATGAAGGCGCGGTCGGCGTCCATGGTGCGGACGTTGCCGGTGCCGTTGGCGGCACGCATGCGGACGCGGCCGCCATACTCGAGGCCGTTGTCGGCCGTGGCGACCGGCGTGACGATCACGCGGAAGCGGTTGGCGAACTCCGTGGAGCGGGTGCCTTCGTCACGGTCCTGCTCGACATAGGCGCCCTGGAAGAAAGCGTCGCCGCCGATCTTGACCTCGAACTTGGTCTGGGCGGAAGCCATGCCGCTGCAGGCGATGATCGCGATGGCTGCGCAGCCCGTAACAAGAGAACGCTTCATTGATGGTCCATCCTTCTAGCAGGCTCCCAAGGAGACTGGAGCCGTGCGGTTGTGCTTCCCACCAACTACTAAGCCACCCGTTCCTTTACCCGGCAAGGGCGATTTAACAGGGAAAACGGTTCAACTGTAACACAGTTGCCATTCAGACACAGTCATAAGTATTTGAGAGCAAACGGTTTTTCCCGTATGCCGTAAATATAGCACATTGCTTGATGAGATTTTGAGCGCGGTGACCAAACTTTGCGCACGCAATTGCGCCATGTCGGCGGACGGGAGGCGCACGGCAAAGGCACAACGCTCAGGGGAAAAATGCCCAAAGAAAAAGGGCGGTGGCCGAAGCCACCGCCCTTCTCCATCCACGGATGACCGCAGATTAGAACGCCAGGACCGTACGGAGCAGGACGACGTGACCGTCGTTGTCCAGGTCCGCAGCGGCCGTGCTCAGGTCGCTGTCGGCCTTGAAGTAGTCGTACTGAGCCTGCAGGGTCAGGCCCGGAGCGACGGTGTAGCCCGCGCCGAACTCGTAGACTTCCAGCTTGCGGCTGCCGGCGGTGTAGAGGCTGCCAGCGTCCTTGCCGTTCTTGTAGTTGGCGCCGACGACGATCGGGCCGGCGGTGTACTGAGCGCCGACAACCCAGAGGCGGCTCTTCTCGTTGTCCGAGGTCGCGGTCTGGATCTGGCCCGACTCACCGAAGTCGGTGTACGAACCACCGAGCGAGAAGCCGGCGTAGCCAACCTGGGCGCCAACCTGCCAGGCGTTCAGGTCCTCGACGCTGGCGCCGACCGTGGTCGTGCCGGCGGCGTTGCCCCAGTAGTAGCCAGCGCTCGCCTTCAGAGCGACACCACCGAAGGTGTTGCTGTAGTTGGCGCCGACTTCGACCAGATCCTCGAACGTGGTCGAGAAGCCGCGGCCGGTGGCGGTGACCGGGGTCAGGTCAGCGCGGTTGACCGAGGCGTGCGAGTCGTCGTTGCGCGGGGTGTAGCTGGCGCCCACCTGCAGGCCGGCGAAGCGCGGCGAGAAGTACACGATCTTCGTCGCGTTGTTCTCGACGACCAGCGACTGGTTCAGGATCGAGCCGTTCAGACCGGCGAGGCCGCCGCCGATGTCGGAGGTCTGGCCGATCCAGGCGGTGACGCCGTCATAAATGGCCAGCGGCAGGTAATCCTGCGGGGCCGTGACGTAGGTGGCGTCGTTGAAGGAGTTGGTCACGCCCATCTGGACCTGACCGAACGCGCCCTGCGCGAAGATGTAGCCGCGGTCGGCGTCCATCGTGCGGGCGTTGCCGGCGCCGGAGTTGGCGCGCATACGGATGCGGCCGCCGTACTCCAGGCCGTTGTCGGCCTTGGCGGTCGGGGTCACGATGACGCGGAAGCGGTTGCGGAAGTCAACCGAACGGGCACCCTCGTCGCGGTCTTCGTTGACGTAGCCGCCTTCGAAGTAGGCGTCGCCGCCGACCTTGACTTCAAACTTGGCCTGAGCGTTGGCGGCGCCGGCACCCAGAGCCAGAGCGGCAGCGGCGCAGCCCGCGAGCAGATAACGGTTCATGATTGTTGCCTCCATCCTGGCAGCAGAATTTTCAGCCCGGTTAACGTCCTGGCTGGCTCTGTGGTACGCAGATGCGGGGACGCCAGCAAGCCGGAAATCGAAAAGTTGCAGCAATGAAGGAACAGTGTGTCCGACGGAACACACCTTGATTGTGCACCGCCGTTCAAATTCCGCCGCCCGCGCCGTCCCGTCCGCAGGGCTCCGGCGACGCCCCGGACACAGCAAAGGCACAGGCTGCGCCCCGCATCGGCTGTTGCCGCGGGCGGGCTTTTATGGTCTTTTCACCGGCATCCGCCGCGGTATCGTGCGCGGTACCCCGAATTTATTGATCCAGGTTCCGACCATGCGCCGTTCCCGTGTCCTTCGCCTTGCCCCCGTCGTGCTCGCGGCGTCGCTCGCCGTGGCCGGTTGCTCCAGCTGGGGCGGCCAGACGGAAACCGTCGATGAGCAGATCAAGAAGGAATACAAGTTCGGCAGCCTTCTCGGCACCGACGGCGGCTTCAGCCTGTTCGGCAAGAACAAGCGCAACGGCGCCGAGCAGGGCGATCCCAACGGGATCGGCGTCAACAGCTTCCTGTGGCGCGCCTCGCTGGACACGCTGTCCTTCATGCCGATCGTCTCCGCCGACCCGTTCGGCGGCGTCATCCTGACCGACTGGTACACGCCGCCGGACGCCCCGAACGAGCGCTTCAAGGTCAACCTGTACATCATGGACCGCCAGCTCCGTGCCGACGGCGTGCGGGTGTCGGTCTTCAAGCAGCAGCGCGCCGGGTCGGACTGGCGCGACAGCGCGGTCGGGCCGGAGACGGCGACGACGCTGGAGGACGCGGTGCTGACCCGCGCCCGCCAGATCCGCGTCGCCCAGCAGGCCGCGGCACGCTGAACGGGGGCGCCGGGCGGGGTGGGGCGCGGGCATCGGTCCGCCGCCTGTTGCCCCGCCGTCGGCGCCTTATTTGTCTAGATCCACGAAACTCACGGAACGGCGTCTGCGGTCATGTCGCGTTACAATGTCAAGGAAACCGAAGCGAAGTGGCAGGGCGAGTGGGAGCGGCAGGGCTGCTTCACCGCGCGCGAGGACGCTTCCCGTGAGAAGTACTATGTGCTGGAGATGTTCCCCTACCCGTCGGGGCGCATCCACATGGGGCATGTGCGCAACTACACCATCGGCGACGTGATCGCGCGCTACAAGCGCGCCCGCGGCTTCAACGTGCTGCACCCGATGGGCTGGGACGCCTTCGGCCTGCCGGCGGAGAACGCCGCGCTGGAGAAGAAGACCCACCCGGCCAAATGGACGCGCGAGAACATCGCGGCCATGCGCGGCCAGCTGAAGACGATGGGCCTGTCCATCGACTGGGACCGCGAGATCGCCACCTGCGACGTGGAGTATTACCGCCACGAGCAGAAGATGTTCCTGGATTTCCTCAAGGAAGGCCTGGCCTACCGCAAGGAGTCCTGGGTCAACTGGGATCCGGTCGACAACACGGTCCTCGCCAACGAGCAGGTGATCGACGGCCGCGGCTGGCGCACCGGGGCGCTGGTCGAGAAGCGCAAGCTGTCGCAGTGGTTCCTCAAGATCACCGCCTACGCCGACGAGCTGCTGAAGGGGCTGGACACGCTGGACCGCTGGCCGGAGCGCGTGCGCCTGATGCAGGAGAACTGGATCGGCAAGTCCACCGGCGTGCGTTTCCGCTTCGACCTCGTCGGGCGGACGGACAAGCTGGAGGTCTTCACGACCCGGCCCGACACGCTGTTCGGCGCCTCCTTCGCGGCGATCTCCGCCAACCACCCGCTGGCCGCCGAGCTGGCCGCCGGCAACCCCGCGCTGGCCGAGTTCATCGCCGAGTGCAACCGCCTGGGCACCAGCGAGGAAGCGATCGAGACCGCCGAGAAGCGCGGCTTCGACACCGGGCTGCGGGTGGTGCATCCCTTCGACCCGTCCTGGGAACTGCCGGTCTACGTCGCCAACTTCGTGCTGATGGAATACGGCACGGGCGCCATCTTCGGCTGCCCGGCCCATGACCAGCGCGACCTGGATTTCGCCCGCAAGTACGGCCTGCCGGTCCAGCCGGTGGTCGTTCCGGCGGACGCCGATCCCGCGACCTTCGTGGTCGGCGACGAGGCCTACACCGGCCCCGGCCTGCTGCGCAACTCCCGCTTCCTCGATGGGATGGAGGTCGAGCCGGCCAAGCAGGAGGTCGGCAAGCGGCTGGAGGAGCAGGGGCAGGGCGAGCGCACCACCCAGTACCGCCTGCGCGACTGGGGCGTCTCCCGCCAGCGTTACTGGGGCTGCCCGATCCCGGTCATCCATTGCGAGAGCTGCGGCATCGTTCCCGTGCCGGAGCAGGATCTGCCGGTGGTCCTGCCGGAGGACGTGACCTTCGACAAGCCCGGCAACCCGCTGGACCACCACCCGACCTGGAAGCACACGAGCTGCCCGACCTGCGGCAAGCCGGCGGTGCGCGAGACGGACACCTTCGACACCTTCATCGAGTCGAGCTGGTATTTCGCCCGTTTCTGCTCGCCCAAGGCCGAGGACGTCGCCTTCACGCGTGAGGCGGTGGACTACTGGCTGTCCGTGGACCAGTACATCGGCGGCATCGAGCATGCCGTGCTGCATCTGCTCTACTCCCGCTTCTGGACGCGGGCGATGAAGCAGTGCGGCTACCT from Azospirillum brasilense includes the following:
- a CDS encoding porin yields the protein MKRSLVTGCAAIAIIACSGMASAQTKFEVKIGGDAFFQGAYVEQDRDEGTRSTEFANRFRVIVTPVATADNGLEYGGRVRMRAANGTGNVRTMDADRAFIFVNSGFGTLQAGTINGLSDEFGIIGPNVEGIAGGPDNNTVEFLTGSQTYSLLPTTTNNFRAFASGDVGTKVIYLTPTIAGFQGGVSYTPRTGDSHTSINRRQDNGGFQDVVEAGATYTNEFGGFSVAASAFYQFGDAVDDGVGVGATRFEKLSSVHAGLNVGYGDFKIGGSYAYSGDSGYDKSLTVKEKQDIWIVGAQYAAGPFILAANYSQSRSNGTSPNTGFVAPVKAELYQAGVTYTIAPGLTTGLEYSYLDLDSKMTTIDNGGINPDDRAHIIMIDTRLAF
- a CDS encoding porin; this translates as MNRYLLAGCAAAALALGAGAANAQAKFEVKVGGDAYFEGGYVNEDRDEGARSVDFRNRFRVIVTPTAKADNGLEYGGRIRMRANSGAGNARTMDADRGYIFAQGAFGQVQMGVTNSFNDATYVTAPQDYLPLAIYDGVTAWIGQTSDIGGGLAGLNGSILNQSLVVENNATKIVYFSPRFAGLQVGASYTPRNDDSHASVNRADLTPVTATGRGFSTTFEDLVEVGANYSNTFGGVALKASAGYYWGNAAGTTTVGASVEDLNAWQVGAQVGYAGFSLGGSYTDFGESGQIQTATSDNEKSRLWVVGAQYTAGPIVVGANYKNGKDAGSLYTAGSRKLEVYEFGAGYTVAPGLTLQAQYDYFKADSDLSTAAADLDNDGHVVLLRTVLAF
- a CDS encoding DUF3576 domain-containing protein, with the protein product MRRSRVLRLAPVVLAASLAVAGCSSWGGQTETVDEQIKKEYKFGSLLGTDGGFSLFGKNKRNGAEQGDPNGIGVNSFLWRASLDTLSFMPIVSADPFGGVILTDWYTPPDAPNERFKVNLYIMDRQLRADGVRVSVFKQQRAGSDWRDSAVGPETATTLEDAVLTRARQIRVAQQAAAR
- the leuS gene encoding leucine--tRNA ligase, which encodes MSRYNVKETEAKWQGEWERQGCFTAREDASREKYYVLEMFPYPSGRIHMGHVRNYTIGDVIARYKRARGFNVLHPMGWDAFGLPAENAALEKKTHPAKWTRENIAAMRGQLKTMGLSIDWDREIATCDVEYYRHEQKMFLDFLKEGLAYRKESWVNWDPVDNTVLANEQVIDGRGWRTGALVEKRKLSQWFLKITAYADELLKGLDTLDRWPERVRLMQENWIGKSTGVRFRFDLVGRTDKLEVFTTRPDTLFGASFAAISANHPLAAELAAGNPALAEFIAECNRLGTSEEAIETAEKRGFDTGLRVVHPFDPSWELPVYVANFVLMEYGTGAIFGCPAHDQRDLDFARKYGLPVQPVVVPADADPATFVVGDEAYTGPGLLRNSRFLDGMEVEPAKQEVGKRLEEQGQGERTTQYRLRDWGVSRQRYWGCPIPVIHCESCGIVPVPEQDLPVVLPEDVTFDKPGNPLDHHPTWKHTSCPTCGKPAVRETDTFDTFIESSWYFARFCSPKAEDVAFTREAVDYWLSVDQYIGGIEHAVLHLLYSRFWTRAMKQCGYLNVEEPFAGLFTQGMVNHETYKDAGTGAWLAPTDIRKNDLGDYIRNDNDGPVTVGRVEKMSKSKKNVVDPAHIIGTYGADAARLFMLSDSPPERDLEWTEAGIDGAWRYINRLWRMVTESPVALPPAGAPKPDALGAKAETTRRQVHKAIAGISEDLEKFRFNKAVARVRELSNALAELDGTGEGEAWVLREGFEATVRLIAPMMPHLAEELWAQLGHATLLVNQPWPQADAGLVVEDSVTMAVQVNGKLRATLELPRDMAKDAAEQAALADPNVHRALEGKPVRKVIVVPNRVINVVV